The DNA sequence ttttttttttattttctttctaacTAAAAATTTTACTAAGTAAATACAGGACACAATTCCTCCCTTTAGACTGAATTTACCAAAGAAGATCGAAAGGATTATTCCCCTCTAGAAAAAACCAATATACCTATTAATTCTCGCATAAATAATCAATCAATTtgttaaatatttaaatttaatctTTATCTAGAAATTGATTTATAaagatataataaatatatatatatattggataacCAATtgagatttaaataaattaatgagTGAATTATCCTATTGACTAAGGTTGTAATTAATGATCCGAGAGCTGATATTAGCCTCGCATGTCACTTGGCTTTTCTCCTTTCGTATATTAGATTAATGGCCAGCCGACGCGGAGGGTATTACAAATTTTCATTTTATAGGGGTGCGAGTGTAATTTCCTATCCGTACCTCTATGAATTTAAGCTATAGTTCAGGGGTATTTGTGCCAAATTCTCGACCTTCTTCTTGGGCTCCTCTTCGCCAATTACCTAAGTTCCTACCTCTCTCTCTAGCCGGCGTGGCGGTGGTGAAGATGGTGGAGCCCAATCGCTGCCCCTCGCCTCGCTCCCGTTGGGGTCTCTGTTGTTGGTTCTTAATGGGTTTTGTCCGCTAACGATCTTGGAGAGACAGAAAAGAAGCCTTCTTTTCCTCTAAATCCGCTGCTTGGAAGCCGAACCCAATAAGAAGAGTCGACTTCATCATCTCGTTCTCCAGATCTGAGGTCGCCGGACAACCGAACGCCCAAGGCTGGAGTGATCTGAAGGTCTCTTCTTTTCGTTATGTAATGCGTCGGGTTTGGCGTGATTCTGTGTGGCGCTCTCTTCTGGGATCCCTCCCGCTCCGGTGCGGACGCCTGATGAAAAGACGTGCGTTTTAAGATTGGTGCGGAGATCGCGTGGTCGTTAGCTGGTTTCTTTTCTTCGATTTCGTGCTTGAAAGGGTGTTGGATTGTGATTCTGCGACCTTTTTCTTCGGCCGGGCGGTTGAGAGCTGAATTTGTCCAATAAGTGGCAGATCTTTTCCGAGTTTAGTTTCTGCCTTTGGGTTCGTCTCACCTACTTATCGCCCATCTTAATTGAAATGATTGAAGAAGTCAAAGCGTGATTTGTTTGCACCTTGTTGGCAATTAAGTTTCTAAGCTTATTCTAGATGAGAAAGTTCGACTTTTGTTGGAGTCTTCCATGATTACTGTAGTTGCTGCTGTTTTGTGACTCTTTTTCTAGTAAATGACGTGATTTATGTGAATTCTTGTGATTCAGGGGAGGAAAAATTGCTTCTTTTGCTTGTTGGATACAAATTGATTTAGGATAGATGTCACGAACTCGGAGGCGAGCCTGGATGAGATGAGGGATGTTAGCGGCCTTGATGAACATACTGAAGGCCTGCTGGCAACCGGCGGTGGGTGGACATGTCCACACAGGCTCCGATGTTGTAGGCCGGCAGGATGGTCTTCTATGGTACAAGGATAGTGGCCAGCACATAAACGGGGAGTTCTCCATGGCTGTCATCCAAGCAAACAGCTTGCTTGAGGACCAGAGCCAGATCGAATCTGGACCACTGAGCTTGCTTGATTCAGAGCCTTATGGTACCTTTGTCGGTGTATATGATGGTCATGGAGGCCCTGAAACCTCCTGTTATATCAATAATCATCTTTTTCAGCATCTTAAGCGTAAGTGTTTAATTTGGAATGACCATGCTTAGGACTTGCAACTTCCATTAACTTATGTTGTTTACAAACTTAATGGTTTGTACGACAAGTTCTCGAAGATAGAAATCTATTTTGTTCATTTGATAAATCAATTATCTTGATATTTTTGAGCTAACTAGCTCAATACAATTTGACTTGGATGGCGCTCGTAGTTTCGgaaaaaaatttcagcagtataacattaGTGGACATGAGAACCTGTGTGATATAACATTAGTTTGTCCTATGCAACTTTGTGAAGCTTGTATGTTCTCCATACAGTGCCTTGGTCACCATTAGATATATCTGTTATATCGCTGAAGTCTAGGATATTAATTTATTAGTTGACCGTGAGAAAAAGTTATGTAAACACCAAacttatatttttcttctttcactTGATATAAAACATAACACACATCACATCTCAAACCAAAGCATTTCTGCTCACTGAAAGAATATATAAGATTAAATTGTTCTTTTTGCAGGATTTGCAGCTGAACAGCAGTCCATGTCAGCTGAAGTAATACGGAAGGCATACCAAGCTACTGAAGAAGGTTTTCTCTCTCTGGTTACCAAGCAATGGCCTATAAAGCCTCAGATTGCAGCTGTAGGCTCATGCTGTCTTGTTGGAGTAATCAGTGGTGGTTTGATATATACAGCTAATCTCGGGGACTCCCGTGTTGTTCTTGGGAAACTTGTTAAAGCAACTGGCAAAGTTTTGGCTGTCCAGTTATCAGCAGAACACAATGCTGGAATTGAATCTGTGAGACAAGAGTTGCAGTCAATGCACCCAGAAGATAAACAAGTTGTTGTTTTGAAGCATAATGTTTGGAGGGTGAAGGGTCTAATCCAGGTGCTTAAAGCTTAAAACTTATCTATTGGTTCATTTACAAAAGAATGATAAACCAAGTTTCATAATACTTGGCAATTTATGCTTCTCCATATTTTCCATATATTCTTGTAAGTATATAAAAGGTCACCTTTCTTATGTTCTATTGGTGCTTCTAGCTTGCAAACAGCAAAGTACCATGCATTTTATTCATTCTTCTTTATACTTCTTCCATCATTTTCAGTCAATCTCCTGTCCAGTCACTATATTATACCAGTGGGTGTACTGGTTCTGCTTTCATAACCAACTAAAGTTTTGCTAATCTGATTGTTCACTTGCATTTAAATTGAGATGGCCTTTTGTAAATGTATAATTAAGTGGATGACATAGAGTGGTAGGTTTGGCAGTAGCAGAGGAAGCAGTGGTCGAACCATTGGTTGTATCATTATTTAATTGTACAAGTGCAGGATTTTTTAGTAGTGACACTGCTCTGAAATGAACATTTTACATTCTGTACTAAAGATGCATTTACATTGTaggtttgctttttatttcacCTTAATCTATTCGACAATATTTGGACTGAAGATTTCAGGCACCATTTGAGTTAAAAACTTGCATATTCGGCAATGTTACACCAGTCATGAATTGCAACAACTACAAGAAAGCTTTTTCTCTGAAAACCTTTTTTCAGTGGATCTGATTGTTATGAAGTCAAATGTACTTGGGGACAAATAAAGAGCATCTGCATATACTTCATTTAGATAGTAGCTTTTCTCCTTCTTGATGATTTTATCTCAGTCAAATAAAGAGCATCCAAGTTGATACATTGCTAATTCAAGAgggtttaattttttattaagtgAGAAATCAAAAGATGTAAATCACGATTTAGCCAGCATAGAGGAAATAGGAAATGACTTGGTAGTCCAGTCTTAATTGAGGATGTGGCTCTCAAATGGGAACTGGCAGATGGGataaatttttcatatttttatttttttacatctTTTTTGTATGGTAAAATAAGACTTTTTGAGTACCTCAATGCCCTAtacaaattttttcttttttaattctgTAAATAACACTTTGTTGACTTGTTTGTGTTAGATGCATATGCCATCACATGGTTTTTGATATTTTAACTATTCGGTCCACATGACCTACTCAGGACTCGGGCCCTTTTTGGTTAGGTTGGTTTAACCGCAACTAACTagctacttcattctttgatgttCTTATCCTGGATTTTCTGTcaatttcttttttactttttgttCTTTCTCTCAATTAGTTTGGTGGACTTGTTGCTCATGTCTTTGAGGACAAATCTTTTGTGTGATGATaagtttcttttttgtttcttatgaCCTAGGTAGCAATGATTCCAGTCATGGAAATGATATTTCGATTTGCAGGGGTAGGCCTGAGGACATTGACCTAGCCAAACaacattgtttttctttttttccccctCTAATGATCTACATATAATGATTTTCCTGATACTAACAATACTTATTTTTTGAGTTCATTATGCACCAGACTTGGTTTATTTATGGGAAAAGGAACTTTTCAGCTTGTCCTTGTCAAGTATTCAATCTGAACCTTGCTTGTTCTTGTTTGGTTCT is a window from the Musa acuminata AAA Group cultivar baxijiao chromosome BXJ2-1, Cavendish_Baxijiao_AAA, whole genome shotgun sequence genome containing:
- the LOC135580876 gene encoding probable protein phosphatase 2C 60; protein product: MLAALMNILKACWQPAVGGHVHTGSDVVGRQDGLLWYKDSGQHINGEFSMAVIQANSLLEDQSQIESGPLSLLDSEPYGTFVGVYDGHGGPETSCYINNHLFQHLKRFAAEQQSMSAEVIRKAYQATEEGFLSLVTKQWPIKPQIAAVGSCCLVGVISGGLIYTANLGDSRVVLGKLVKATGKVLAVQLSAEHNAGIESVRQELQSMHPEDKQVVVLKHNVWRVKGLIQITRSIGDVYLKKAEFNREPLYAKFRLREPFKKPILSAEPSISVQPMQPQDLFLIFASDGLWEHLSNQEAVDIVHNNPHSGIARRLIKAALREAAKKREMRYSDLNKIDRGVRRHFHDDITVIVVFLNADLVSGASSLKGPTLSMRGGGINLPAHSLAPCTTPTGPCAT